The Gossypium hirsutum isolate 1008001.06 chromosome D02, Gossypium_hirsutum_v2.1, whole genome shotgun sequence region GGGAAAAGAAAACACTACCAAAATGTGGTAACAATCCACCTGCTCCAATTTACTACATCTCACCAGCTGAATCTTCAAACCTCCCAACACAACGTAACCAGAATGGTTCCCTCAAGGATTATTGAAGCAAACCGCTTTATCGTGGAGGTGGAGGAAGATGGGATTTCGCCATTCCCACCCATGCAAAGATTCCAACAGCAAGAATTATCCATCCAAATACGTCATACTTTAAATCACTGCTCTTCTTCTTCTTGGCAGCCTGAAAATGTACAAATATATCAGCAAATATCTTCTATGCTATGAACTTAGAGAAAAGTGTTGGGACACTGTCATATTGTAAAGGTTTTTTGGGCTCAGAAGTTTAAACTCCGAACCATGCATAAATATTTGATTGAACTCATTGACAGAACGGttacaaataataataaccaCCAATATATCTTTGTAGTCATTTAGCAACCCAATCAATCATGAGTTTGATGTCTGAATAACCTAGGGAGTGATGCAAACACCTTTTTTCCTTTGTCGGTTACAGTTCTCTGAACTAGAATTCAGACCTACCAAGCAGGGATATTTTATTACCTAAACCTCACAAAAGCCATCATCAAATTCTAATGAACATCTATGTCAACAAAAAGGAAGTTCTTTTCCATAAGAAATTATTGCCAGTCCCTGGAACAACTGTATGCAAGGCCAAGCTGCCAAGTCTTCAACTTTCCACTGCAACATAAAAAAATACCTAAACCCGAGGAATATGCAATTTAACCGTTACTGAGAAGGCAACATGCCTCAAGGATCAGACAGAAAAGCAGAATATGCACAATTATATGTGAATGTGATGCAACCTCACACTGATGTGGAAACATGTATTTCAGTCCATGGTCTGTTGGCTCGCTAACTCAGATCATGAGATAAGGCTTACATAAAATTATAGGAATTATTCACTATTCACATCTATTAATACGCAATGAACTTATGCAAACAAATAGTAACTGCTAACTCAGATCATATGATAATAAAAGATAATATAAGCAAGCACTTCCAAGGCAAAAAGAAGTATGGAAACAAGCAGGGAAGATTTGCAAGTCAATgtacataattaaaaaaacactCACAGTTGAAGTTGAAGAAGCAGAAGATGCCCCACCCATACCCTGTTGGCTAGCTGCAGCCTTTTGGAAGTCCATATGTAGCTCTGGAGCCTAAGAAGACGAACAAAGTCCAagcttatttaaaaattaaggcaGATCAGAGCACAAAGTATCATCAGCAAAACATCCACTGCTCACCCACACTGCCCTAGATACTCTTTCGTCTCCTTCCCAAGAAATAAACACATCCACTTAAcacacaaaataaaaaagaaaaaagaaattcaaacCAGCTTAAAGTAGGTAAAACAAAAGGAAAACACCAATCCCATTAACCAGCCATAGTAACAAAatatcttaatatttaattaagcACTAGCCACAACCTTATCATTAACAAGGTATCCTGCTTCTGTCATTCAGAAACTAAGTCCAGATTACCACACCAAgttcatttcaaataattaccACATCaaacaattcagctaaaatattaaaacatcaattaaattacataggaaagttTGTGAGGTTATATTTACATAAAAAAGCATACATCTTTGTTCCCGTGTTATGAAACTTATAAGAAAAGCATGTTTACCTTAGCTGCAACTTCCAAAGACTTTTGATAAAGCTCATTGCCTGGATCCTAcaacccaaaaaaatattttttaaaaaatcccaAATTAGCTTCCAAAACCCTCATTTTGGGATATTCAAAACAGGCataagagcaaaaaaaaaagttaccgCATCAACAGCTCTTTGGAAAAACTGAGCTGCCTTATCAAAAGAAACTTTTGCCTCGTCAGAATCGGTAGTCATAAATGCAGTAGTGGAAAGAGCGTTTCCCATGCACCACAAAGTTTCGTGCTTGGATGGATTTATCATCAACGCCTCATCCAATTTCGAAATTGCATCTAAATGATCAATATTCATTGCATTAGCAAAAACTAATAGTAGGAATAAACTCAAGAACATGGTAGAGTACCATTTATCATCTGCTTTGCATCTGAAACAGTCTGAAATTGAGCTAATTCGAGTAAAGCCCCTCCCCATTTGGTTAAATTCTGCAACCATTTTTAACCGATAATAGGAAACTCAGaacaatttctttaaaaaaaacctcaaaccaaagtagaaaataaaaataaaagaattaaaacctCATTACTATTAAAATCGATTAACAGAAGGAAGTAACTGCAAACAAAGAaacgaattaaaaaaaattgaacggaaaagaaataaagaaggaaCCTCAGCATCAAGAGGGTCCTTGGCGTAGTTGACTTCAGAGGTTTTACGGGTGTGTTCGGCGACTAAAAGGCGATCGAAGTCGGCTTGAGAAAACTCCATTTCCGTGATTGTTTTCTTCTGTTAGTTTAGAAAGTGAGGGAAGAGTGTAGCCGctagggttttttctttttctattggaGAAGTGAAGTAGAGAAGGTAACATGAACTTATGACGAAAAGACCGTGATGGCCCTCGATATTTGGCGCTCCTTTTGCCTTTCCTTTGTTCTCTTTTCTTGTATGTTGACTTCACTTCCACGTTGCGGATACCAAGGGTCTCCCCTCctactttctttctctctcttttttagggtaaatttcaCATTTGGGTCACTCAACTTTCAGAACCTTTTATTTTggccataaaatttttttaaaaattgcaaaaaGAGCAATGACATTACAAACcgttttcattttagttaccCACCCTTATTTTCAGGGTTAGGCAATCTTAGTGTACACTCAATTTAGTCATCTAtctttagtaaatttttattttagcccgtcattttatctttttaatgtctttttttagaattaatttttacAAGGAAAAAAAACTTGAATCCTTACAAGGAAAAACATAGGTTCTTGTTTGGAAAAACCAATttacattttgaatttttttttctagaattaattttaattctttcCAATAAAAACGAAAAATCTAGGGTTTTTGCAAGAAATTACCTGAGTTTTATAGGAAAAGCTTAAGTTTTTacaaaaaaacattttatctttttaatttcttctattttttattttttgaattaattttaattttttggtaaaaatgaggAAAACCTAAGTTTTTTTACCATGAAAAACCTGAGTTTTTACAATGAATTGAGTTAtaggaaaaattttgagtttcatTTCTGCGGCTAAATAACTCAATTTCCCATAAAAacccatttaaaaaaaaccaaattgattctaaaaaagaaaataaattactaaaatgaaAACCAACTaaagttgagtgattaaaatgAGTGTACAATACCATTGTTTAACCCCAATTTAATGAtgagtgatcaaaatgaaaatggTTTGTAATGGTAGTGCCatttttgcaatttttatttttagtgtcCAAAATAAAAACACATGAGAATATTTAGGGATCAACTGtctaatttaccttttttaagttaaaattgtagggtttttttttttacactgCAATATCAAGTTAGGGGCAAGGAAAATTGATGTAGGTTTTAGAAGCGCAAGCTGCTCATTGCTGCCAATTGTCTATGGTTGGTGTGGAATTGAGATAAGAATAATCTTAATCCACTTTTTATCCTTGTTGAGGAGTTCAGAATAATCAACATTGTAGAATTTAAGAGAAAGCAGAACGTGAGGATTCTTGCTTGAAATCAACTGAGAGCCATCAAGTCCCTCAACAATAGTTGCTCCACCTATAAGACCAGGCATCAAGTCTGATATTCAAAGTGAAGGGTTCTTGGAGCACATATTTAGGTGCTTTGTAGAGGGTCAGCATTGAAAGAGCAAAAGATAGATTGAGAGAAATGGGTTTTATCAATTAGACATATCTTTCAGTATTTAAGCCCTCAAATTTCattgaataaatgttaaaaaaattaa contains the following coding sequences:
- the LOC121214727 gene encoding mitochondrial import receptor subunit TOM20 isoform X2; translated protein: MEFSQADFDRLLVAEHTRKTSEVNYAKDPLDAENLTKWGGALLELAQFQTVSDAKQMINDAISKLDEALMINPSKHETLWCMGNALSTTAFMTTDSDEAKVSFDKAAQFFQRAVDADPGNELYQKSLEVAAKAPELHMDFQKAAASQQGMGGASSASSTSTWKVEDLAAWPCIQLFQGLAIISYGKELPFC
- the LOC121214727 gene encoding mitochondrial import receptor subunit TOM20 isoform X1 is translated as MEFSQADFDRLLVAEHTRKTSEVNYAKDPLDAENLTKWGGALLELAQFQTVSDAKQMINDAISKLDEALMINPSKHETLWCMGNALSTTAFMTTDSDEAKVSFDKAAQFFQRAVDADPGNELYQKSLEVAAKAPELHMDFQKAAASQQGMGGASSASSTSTAAKKKKSSDLKYDVFGWIILAVGIFAWVGMAKSHLPPPPR